From the Rhizobium sp. SL42 genome, the window GCACGGCGATCTCGTGGATCATCTCGCCGGCACCGAAGCCGATGATATGGCCGCCGAGAACCCGATCTGTGTCCTTGTCGGCCAGGATCTTGACGAAGCCGTCCGTAGCGACCATCGCCCGTGCGCGGCCGTTCGCCGTGAACGGGAATTTGCCGACCTTGTAGGCGATGCCCGCAGCCTTCAGCTCTTCCTCGGTCTTGCCGACGGACGCGACTTCCGGCTGGGTATAGACGACGCCCGGAATGACATCGTAGTTCACATGGCCGTGCTGGCCTGCGAGGATTTCGGCAAGCGCCACACCCTCGTCCTCTGCCTTGTGCGCCAGCATCGGTCCCTTGACCACGTCGCCGATCGCGAAGATCCCGGCAATATTCGTGCGGAAATGGCCGTCGATCTCGACGCGACCACGGTTGTCGAGTGCAACGCCGGCTTCTTCGAGGCCAAGGCCAGCGGTGTAGGGCTTGCGGCCGGTGGCGATCAGCACGACATCGGCATCGACCGTCTGCGCTTCGCCGCCCTTGACCGGCTCATAGGTGACCCTGGCGCCCGAAGCGGTCTTCTCGACGCCGGTAACCTTGGCATCGGTGCGGATATCCATGCCCTGCTTGGCCATCATGCGCTGGAACTGCTTGGACACTTCACCGTCCATGCCGCCGAGCAGTTTGTCGAGATATTCGACGACCGTCACCTTGGCGCCGAGACGCATCCAGACGGAGCCGAGTTCAAGGCCGATGACGCCGCCGCCGACCACGATCATATGGGCCGGCACCTTGTCCAGCGCGATGCCGCCGGTCGAGGAGATGATCACCTTCTCGTCGATCTCGACCGGCACGCCCGGAATGCCCGCAACGTCGGAACCGGTGGCGATGACGATGTTCTTCGCTTCGATTTCCTGAACCTTGCCGTCGTCGCCCGTCACCGAGACCTTGCCGGCCGAAACGATCTTGCCTGTGCCGGTGAAGCCGTCGATCTTGTTCTTCTTGAACAGGAAGGAGACGCCATCGACATTCGATTTCACGGTCGCATCCTTGTGCGCCATCATCTTGCCGAGGT encodes:
- the lpdA gene encoding dihydrolipoyl dehydrogenase produces the protein MSYDVVIIGSGPGGYVCAVKAAQLGLKVAVVEKRATYGGTCLNVGCIPSKALLHASEVFHHAGYGMADLGVEVGAPTLNLGKMMAHKDATVKSNVDGVSFLFKKNKIDGFTGTGKIVSAGKVSVTGDDGKVQEIEAKNIVIATGSDVAGIPGVPVEIDEKVIISSTGGIALDKVPAHMIVVGGGVIGLELGSVWMRLGAKVTVVEYLDKLLGGMDGEVSKQFQRMMAKQGMDIRTDAKVTGVEKTASGARVTYEPVKGGEAQTVDADVVLIATGRKPYTAGLGLEEAGVALDNRGRVEIDGHFRTNIAGIFAIGDVVKGPMLAHKAEDEGVALAEILAGQHGHVNYDVIPGVVYTQPEVASVGKTEEELKAAGIAYKVGKFPFTANGRARAMVATDGFVKILADKDTDRVLGGHIIGFGAGEMIHEIAVLMEFGGSSEDLGRTCHAHPTMSEAVKEAALATFFKPIHM